TATAGTTTATGGCTCTTTCAGTATACCTGTGTCATGAGATTGATGATTATAGCTCACTTCCTAtaaaatacataggcctacatgTAAAATACATAGGTCTACATGTAAAATACATAGGTCTACATGTAAAATACATAGGCCTGCATGTAAAATACATAGGCCTGCATGTAAAATACATAGGTCTGCATGTAAAATACATAGGTCTACATGTAAAATACAGAGGCCTACATGTAAAATACATACAGTGGGatccaaaattactggcacccatgactggcaatgcacaaacaatacttaaaaaaatataaacaacataattatagagataaactcaaaataccaacatgtgagaaatactatactttattaatgtttcagtggaaccaaccaaaatcatacaattatttaatacaaaatCAATTTAaccaaaatcaaggtttcataattattggcactcctcatttagtacttagtgcaaccacctctggcaaggataacagcatggagtcttttcctgtaatgtttgacaaggttaaggaacacatttggagggattttggaccattcctctatgcagatcctttcaagatccttcacattcttggggtggcgcttatcaactgccctcttccactcagcccacaggtttttgattggattgaggtccggcgactgagatggccagggcagaacattgattttgttgtcacagaGCCATTTCTGTGTGGCTCTTGAGGTATGTttcgggtcattgtcttgttggaaagtccacctacggccaagtcccagccttctggcagaggcaaccagattgtcagccaaaattgcctgatacttggtggaattcattatgccatcaaccttaaccagtgcccctggacctctggaattaaaacagccccaaaacatcactgacccCCCTCCATATTTCACCGTGGGTATGAGGTTCCTCTCATTGTATGCATCTCTGCTTCGACGTCAAACATGCCAATGCTGTATCTGACAAAAacgttcaattttggtctcatcggaCCAGAGCGCCTTCTTCCAATCATAATTTAAATgacatttggcaaactccaatcgcttgcgtctgtgtcttggggtcagaaagggctttcttctggaaacccttccaaagagcctgtggttgtggaggtggaGTCTGATGGTGCTTTTTGAAACCTGGTGACCCCAAGACGCCACCAAGGCCTGCAATTCTTTCACAGTGATTCTAGGGATTGTGTTGCttctctcaccatcctcctccctatcctgggGGCCAAAATGCATTTCCGTCCTCTACCCATGAGGTTTTCAACTGTTCCATATCTTTAGAATTGTTTTAATAATTGCCCTGACAGTGctcagtggtatattcaattgtTTGTGGATCTTCTTGTAGCCATTACCAGATTTATGAAGGTCTACGACCATCTGTCTCTTTTGAACTGCCTTTTGTTTTCTTCATGGTGTTGGATGACAGCGGGATATTGCATGTGTGTTATCTCATTTTTATACcctagtgaaacaggaagtgatgtaatggctcaatatagttccttaagacttagataaacttaaataagtggaatttaatttgtggtttaattttggtagatgttatttacaataatctttaagggtgccattaattgtgaaatcttgatttggaggacattgatttttaattaaatcaataaattattttggttggttccattgaaacattaataaagtacagtatttctcacatgttggtattttgagtttatctctataattatattgtttatatttgttTAAGCATTccttgtgcattgccagtcaggggtgccagtaattttggagcccactgtaggTCTACAtgtaaaatacataggcctacatgTAAAATAAATAGGCCTGCATGTCAAATAAATAGGCCTGCATGTAAAATACATAGGTCTACATGTAAAATACATAGGTCTACATGTAAAATACATAGGCCTGCATGTAAAATACATAGGTATACATGTAAAATAAATAGGCCTGCATGTAAAATAAATAGGCCTGCATGTAAAATACATAGGTATACATGTAAAGTACATAGGTCTACATGTAAAATACATAGGTCTACATGTAAAGTACATAGGCCTACATGTAAAGTACATAGGTCTACATGTAAAAGACATAGGTCTGCATGTAAAATACATAAGTCTGCatgcacatacagtgggggaaaaaagtatttgatcccctgctgattttgtacgcttgcccacttacaaagaaattatcagtctataatttgaacggtaggtttatatgaacagtgagagacagaataacaacaaaaaaatccagaaaaacgcatgtcaaaaatgttataaaatgatttccattttaatgagggaaataagtatttgacccctctgcaaaacatgacttagtacttggtggcaaaacccttgttggcaatcacagaggtcagacgtttcttgtagttggccaccaggtttgcacacatctcaggagggattttgtcccactcctctttgcagatcttctccaagtcattaaggtttcgaggctgacgtttggcaactcgaaccttcagctccctccacagattttctatgggattaaggtctggagactggctaggccactccaggagcttaatgtgcttcttctggagccactcctttgttgccttggccatgtgttttgggtcattgtcatgctggaatacccatccacgacccattttcaataccctggttgagggaaggaggttctcacccaagatttgacagtacatggccccgtcaaatgatgtggtgaagtcgtcctgtccccttagcagaaaaacaccaccaaagcataatgtttccacctccatgtttgacggtggagatggtgttcttggggtcctaggcagcattcctcctcctccaaacacggcgagttgagttgatgccaaagagctccattttggtctcatctgaccacaacactttcaccaattgtcttctgaatcattcagatgttcattggcaaacttcagacgggcatgtatatgtattcttgagcagggggaccttgcgggcgctgcaggatttcagtccttcacggcatagtgtgttatcaattgttttcttggtgacaatggtcccagctgccttgagatcattgacaagatcctcctgtgtagttctgggctgattcctcaccgttctcatgatcattgcaaccccatgaggtgagatcttgcatggagccccaggatgagggatattgacagttcttttgtgtttcttccatttgcgaataatcgcaccaaatgttgtcaccttctcaccaataATGCCATCATACTGTGTAGGCCTATGGCTGAATTGGTGATGCATGCCATTATGATGAGCTGCAAAACGGGTTCACTTCGGCTGATATCCTGAGACAAGAGAGATAATCAAAACAGATTGGAGAGCTCACAACTAGAAAAAAAGGTCATGTTCATTTGAGAAAGcgacacagaaacacatacaaatTAGAGACAGATCTCCTTCACACCTTTATGTTGCAGAATTGTGATCTGTGATAAAAATGAATCTTGACACTGGTTCATCTTGAATAATGTTTTTGAAGTTATCAAATAAAACAAGTTTAAACACTTCAATGAATCAACATTGAAGGAATCAACATATCATTTCAAAATGTACCAATAATCAAACTTATTTGTAAATATTAGACATCTTAGTAAGTCAGCTGTTATTACTAAAGCATCATTTGGGGTGAACAAGAATATCCATACCAAAGGTGGGCAAACTTGCTCCACTCCCTGATCTACTGggtgagcagacttctattccagcccaGCAATAATACACATTATCACCTCATTAGGTTtgataagttgaatcaggtgtgttagtgctgggctggaacagaagcctgcacacccagcagAAGGATTGGCCTGCTACAGTTGTAATACCTTTGTAACCTATAATTTGTGTGACGTTTAACTGTATTGTCGTATACAACATTTGCTAACATGTACACATACAAGGATGTGCCAGCAGTCACTTGGGACATTCACCGTGACCTCATCTGCAGACAGCTTTCACAGCTCTTCATATCTCAGGAGAGACATCAGAGAATGTTTTTTTCTGTACCGTAAGCCacctcattttagagaatttgtcagtacatcCAAACAGCCTCAGCCTTAAATTATGCAAGCTCATGTCACTTAGCTATAGTATGTAGTTTGTTAGCTAGTGGTGAATTAGCCTACAGTAGCTAGTTGACATTAGCTAAACGTTTGAATACATTCATGCCTATCAAAGCAGCCAAAACGTACCATTATGCACAAGCATCCCCCCATATTTATTTGTAAGTCAGTGTTGCATTGCATTAAGTTTCACATGCATTCTGTCATGTCATAAAACATTTAATCAGTCTTCCTCAAATTATGAGTCTTCGCAAGAGGGTTATCAGATTAGGCCTCCACTCACAGTTCAATCATTCTGGGAATTAGTGAGATCGGGAGCAGGTTAGTTTAAGAATTCATTGCCTTAAACTGACCAAGCTAAAAAGGTGAGCCACTTCAGTATGACTGGTTATCCCGAGTTCAAAGTTGACTCGAACCTGCTTCGTAGGATACCCCTCAGCTAGGTTAGCGTTACAAATCTTTGCAACTGAACTTGATTGGGCATAATGAGAAATAATGGCCTCTTAACATTTTTAAACCCAGTTTCAGATTTCAAATCAATATTGAGTCAATTTAATTTTAAACTAAAAACTTTGTGAAAATATAAACAAAAGCAATGGAGTAGGGATGGCTTTGTAAAAGAGTAAAGAATGTCCCCATATCAAATCTCCCAGGCAGGTGGTTGACCAACAGTAGCACCATCTCTTCGTAGCCTCTCATTGGCCTGTGTCTTGTTTCAGACTTGGGAGATCCTTGGTCCCATGTTGTGTCCATGAGAAAGGTCACAGACATGGTTTTGTAAAGGGGCAGTCTATTTTGACCTCTGCCTCATCTTTCGCCTCTTGCGCTTCAGCCTGCGCATACGCTTCTTTCTCCACTGAAAGAGAACAGAGGGGACAATGTTAGCGATACGGCAATACATAGGTGCCGAAACACCTGTACTCGTCAACTCAGAAGCATGGTTGCATAGTCATACACAGCAAATTGCTATCAATACCATGCAAACTGAAGCCGAGTATGGTTAACATGCGCTCTAGTGTAGTGTGGACATTGCAGTCATGCACACCCACCAATTGACTGAAAAGGCCCGTTTGACATTTGTAAGTATTGTACAATGCTTGGCTTCAGTAATGATACCAGAGCCATGCATTTAGAATGAATAACCTGCCTACTATGCTAATTTACTCAACTTGATCACAACATTTCTGTGGTTTGACACATAACGTTAGTTTGCTAGCCACATTGGCTAAGTGGGAATAGAGATGGGAATCTAGCAAGTGTTGATGCAGCAAAACACTAACCTCAAGTAgctaatgtacagtcgtggccaaaagttgagaatgacacattaatttccacaaagtatGCTgcatcagtgtctttagatatttttgtcaaatgttactacggaatactgaagtataattacaagcatttcataagtgtcaatggcttttgacaattacatgacgttgatgcaaagagtcaaaatTTGCAGTATTGACCCTCCTTTTTCAAgatctctgcaatccgccctggcatgctgtcaattaacttctgggccacatcctgactgatggcagcccattcttgcataatcaatgcttggagtttgtcagaatttgtgggtttttgtttgtccacccgcctcttgagggttgaccacaagttctcaatgggattaaggtctggggagtttcctggccatggacccaaaatagcgatgttttgttccccgagccacttagttatcacttttgccttatggcaaggtgcaccatcatgctggaaaaggcattggtcgtcaccaaactgttcctggatggttgggagaagttgctctcggaggatgtgttggtaccattctttattcattgcTGTGTTCCTagacaaaattgtgagtgagcccactcccttggctgagaagcaaccccacacatgaatggtctcaggatgcttcactgttggcatgacaaaggactgatggtagcgctcacctcttccccggacaagcttttttccagatgccccaaacaattggaaaggggattcatcagagaaaattactttaccccagtcctcggcagtccaatccctgtaccttttgcagaatatcagtctgtccctgatgtttttcctggagagaagtggcttctttgctgcccttcttgacaccaggccatcctccaaaagtcttcgcctcactgtgcgtgcagatgcactcacacctgcctgtcgccattcctgagcaagcgctgtactggtggttccccgatcctgcagctgaatcaacttcaggagacggtcctggcgcttgctggactttcttgggcgccctgaagccttcttcacaacaattgaaccgctctccttgaagttcttgatgatccgataaatggttgactCAGGTGCAATCttcctggcagcaatatccttgcctgtgaagccctttttgtgcaaagcaatgatgacagcacgtgtttccttgcaggtaaccatggttgacagaggaagaacaatgattccaaacaccaccctccttttgaagcgtcCAGTCTTagtcgaactcaatcagcatgacagagtgatctccagccttgtcctcgtcaacactcatacctgtgttaacgagagaatcagtgacatgtcagctggtccttttgtggcagggctgaaatgcagtggaaatgttttggggattcagttcatttgcatggcagagGGACttcgcaattaattgcaattcatctgatcactcataacattctggagtatatgcaaatttacatcatacaaactgaggcagcagactgaaaattcatatttgtgtcattctcaacttttggccacaactatAATACTATCAACCATTTCAGTTGGCTCAGAAAGCCATGGCTAATGattaaattaaataattaaatttGGCTTAGCAGGTAGTTTCCAAATTGTATGCAGTTTGTTATTGTGCCTACAACTAGTTAGACGACTGAACTAGCGAGTAAGTTAGGTATTCGCTGGCTAACTGTTAGCTAGCATAGCAACAAGCGGACTACAAATGAATTGTTTAGAGGGGAAATGACTCACCTTGGCCCTCATGTTGTGGAGGGGTGTCTGTaaggaaaggggagagaaaggttGATTAGTCGGATGGCTTTTAGTTGGAAAGAATTATTTTGGAATCGTATTTGACGTTAGACAACTCCTGAAATTCAGTTCTCTGTGTACCTTTACAAGATGGCACCGTCTCCAAGAAGACCGTGACTGTTGTTCGATTGGTAATTTATACACTGAGATTACGTCATCATTGTTGGACGCTCATGAACTCTGGGAAATGCAGCCAATGATTTTTCAACGATTTTTTTCCGTATAACTAACCCCTGTATCCTGCTTCTCTCTATGATGCATCTTTCATCAA
The DNA window shown above is from Salmo salar chromosome ssa13, Ssal_v3.1, whole genome shotgun sequence and carries:
- the LOC100194703 gene encoding transposase-like yields the protein MVTCKETRAVIIALHKKGFTGKDIAARKIAPESTIYRIIKNFKESGSIVVKKASGRPRKSSKRQDRLLKLIQLQDRGTTSTALAQEWRQAGVSASARTVRRRLLEDGLVSRRAAKKPLLSRKNIRDRLIFCKRYRDWTAEDWGKVIFSDESPFQLFGASGKKLVRGRGERYHQSFVMPTVKHPETIHVWGCFSAKGVGSLTILSRNTAMNKEWYQHILREQLLPTIQEQFGDDQCLFQHDGAPCHKAKVITKWLGEQNIAILGPWPGNSPDLNPIENLWSTLKRRVDKQKPTNSDKLQALIMQEWAAISQDVAQKLIDSMPGRIAEILKKEGQYCKF